In Deltaproteobacteria bacterium, a single genomic region encodes these proteins:
- a CDS encoding DUF962 domain-containing protein: protein MIQLGDEWSRLMSKYADDHQNKVNQTCHTIGIPLIAASIPVGATIVGLPLAAAMFTVGWTFQFVGHAFEGKKPSFVDDRRQLVVGLLWWTKKMGLGVVSTKA, encoded by the coding sequence ATGATCCAGCTCGGCGACGAGTGGTCCCGACTCATGAGCAAGTACGCGGACGACCACCAGAACAAGGTCAACCAGACCTGTCACACCATCGGCATCCCGCTGATCGCGGCGTCGATCCCGGTCGGCGCGACCATCGTCGGACTGCCGCTGGCGGCGGCGATGTTCACGGTCGGCTGGACGTTCCAGTTCGTCGGCCACGCATTCGAGGGCAAGAAGCCGTCGTTCGTCGACGACCGCCGCCAGCTGGTCGTAGGCCTGCTGTGGTGGACCAAGAAGATGGGCCTCGGCGTGGTCTCGACCAAGGCCTGA
- a CDS encoding ATP-binding cassette domain-containing protein, with protein MLTVSNVSKTYGGKKLFDDVTTTFDAGHRYGLTGANGAGKSTFMKILASELEPDQGSVTRPARSRLSMLHQDHYRYENERIRDVVVMGNPRLWQAMQDKEVLLAKGGEMTDDDGMRLADLEIIVGEEDGYSAETEAERLLTGLGIPTSMFDEPLSRLDSGMRLRVLVAQALFGNPDILLLDEPTNHLDIDSIRWLEGFLRDDYKGVLVVISHDRHFLNEVCTHTADVDYENIIVYPGAYDEMLQQKVEFRIQAEKGNASKQKKILELKDFIRRFGANAKKASQAQSRRRAIDKIDMVDLKRSNIQRPFIRFEVKRPSGKLALEADKLGKSFDGQVVLKDVTFTLARGDKLAIVGPNGIGKTTLCRILAKQLEPDRGRVSPGHEVTIGYMPQHHEEGVSKEDPKTAFEWLYQWDEKATVQEIRGLLGRMLFPSEDADKPVRALSGGETARLLMSKLTLTRDNLLILDEPTNHLDLESIRALTEALQKYEGTLVFVSHDQYMVQDVATCVLELKGAGGCDFFPGSFEDFLDKTGRRAVGVH; from the coding sequence ATGCTCACCGTCAGCAACGTCTCGAAGACCTACGGCGGCAAGAAACTGTTCGACGACGTCACGACGACCTTCGACGCTGGTCATCGCTACGGCCTGACCGGCGCCAACGGGGCCGGCAAGTCGACGTTCATGAAGATCCTCGCCAGCGAGCTCGAGCCCGACCAGGGCAGCGTGACCCGTCCCGCGCGCAGCCGCCTGTCGATGCTGCACCAGGACCACTACCGCTACGAGAACGAGCGCATCCGCGACGTGGTGGTGATGGGCAACCCGCGGCTGTGGCAGGCCATGCAGGACAAAGAGGTCCTGCTGGCCAAGGGCGGCGAGATGACCGACGACGACGGCATGCGGCTCGCCGATCTCGAGATCATCGTCGGCGAAGAGGACGGCTACAGCGCCGAGACCGAGGCCGAGCGGCTACTCACCGGCCTCGGCATCCCGACCAGCATGTTCGACGAGCCACTCAGCCGCCTCGACAGCGGCATGCGTCTGCGGGTGCTGGTCGCCCAGGCGCTGTTCGGCAACCCCGACATCCTGCTGCTCGACGAGCCCACCAACCACCTCGACATCGACTCGATCCGCTGGCTCGAGGGCTTCCTGCGCGACGACTACAAGGGCGTGCTGGTGGTGATCTCCCACGATCGCCACTTCTTGAACGAGGTCTGCACCCACACCGCCGACGTCGACTACGAGAACATCATCGTCTACCCCGGCGCCTACGACGAGATGCTGCAGCAGAAGGTCGAGTTCCGCATCCAGGCCGAGAAGGGCAACGCCAGCAAGCAGAAGAAGATCCTCGAGCTCAAGGACTTCATCCGCCGCTTCGGCGCCAACGCCAAGAAGGCCAGCCAGGCGCAGTCGCGGCGCCGCGCGATCGACAAGATCGACATGGTCGATCTCAAGCGCTCGAACATCCAGCGCCCGTTCATCCGCTTCGAGGTCAAGCGCCCCAGCGGCAAGCTCGCGCTCGAGGCCGACAAGCTCGGCAAGTCGTTCGACGGCCAGGTCGTGCTCAAGGACGTCACGTTCACGCTCGCACGGGGCGACAAGCTCGCCATCGTCGGCCCCAACGGCATCGGCAAGACCACGCTGTGCCGGATCCTGGCCAAGCAGCTCGAGCCCGATCGCGGCCGCGTCTCACCGGGCCACGAGGTGACCATCGGCTACATGCCGCAGCACCACGAAGAGGGCGTCAGCAAGGAAGACCCCAAGACCGCCTTCGAGTGGCTGTACCAGTGGGACGAGAAGGCCACCGTGCAGGAGATCCGCGGCCTGCTCGGTCGCATGCTGTTCCCCTCGGAGGACGCCGACAAGCCAGTGCGCGCGCTGTCGGGCGGTGAGACGGCGCGCTTGCTCATGAGCAAGCTGACCCTCACGCGCGACAACCTGCTCATCCTCGACGAGCCCACCAACCACCTCGATCTCGAGTCGATCCGCGCGCTCACCGAGGCGCTGCAGAAGTACGAGGGCACGCTGGTGTTCGTCAGCCACGACCAATACATGGTCCAGGACGTGGCGACGTGCGTGCTCGAGCTCAAGGGCGCCGGCGGCTGCGACTTCTTCCCCGGCTCGTTCGAGGATTTCCTCGACAAGACCGGGCGCCGCGCCGTCGGCGTGCACTGA
- the pruA gene encoding L-glutamate gamma-semialdehyde dehydrogenase — protein MTSACFEVPKAVNEPVRDYAPGSRERERLQAELTRQLATPVEIAPRIDGRDVRTGRTAPITAPHAKRQVLGVFHQAGRDEVDAAIAAARRAKPGWAALPWEERAAIFLRAATLLRERYRDELNAATMLGQSKTAHQAEIDAACELIDFFTFNVEFYTRILAEQPISPAGVWNRVDYRPLDGFVFALTPFNFTSIAGNLPTAPALCGNTVVWKPASTAVRSGAVIMSLLEDAGLPPGVINFVPGPGAAVGDPVLDSTELGGVHFTGSTDTFQALWRRVGDRIASYPQYPRLVGETGGKDFVLVHPSADVDEVAVALLRGAFEYQGQKCSAASRAYVPRSLWPAVRQRLGDMLAEVGVGDVTDFRNFMGAVIDGRSHAKLAGAIDEAIGKRGPDGDIDEVLGGRHDDAEGWFIHPTVIVARNPKYRTMCEELFGPVLTIHVWDDAGDSRTRFGEVLALVDGTSPYALTGAVFAHDRDAVAQATAALREAAGNFYVNDKPTGAVVGQQPFGGARASGTNDKAGSMWNLIRWLSPRTIKETFAPPRSWRYPYMG, from the coding sequence ATGACCAGCGCATGCTTCGAGGTCCCCAAGGCCGTCAACGAGCCGGTACGCGACTACGCACCCGGCTCCCGCGAGCGCGAGCGGCTGCAGGCCGAGCTGACGCGACAGCTGGCGACGCCGGTGGAGATCGCACCGCGCATCGACGGCCGCGACGTCCGTACCGGTCGCACCGCACCGATCACCGCACCCCACGCGAAGCGCCAGGTGCTCGGCGTGTTCCACCAGGCCGGTCGCGACGAGGTCGACGCGGCGATCGCAGCGGCGCGCCGTGCCAAGCCCGGATGGGCCGCGTTGCCGTGGGAGGAACGCGCCGCGATCTTCCTGCGCGCGGCGACGTTGCTGCGCGAGCGCTACCGCGACGAGCTCAACGCCGCGACCATGCTGGGGCAGTCGAAGACCGCCCACCAGGCCGAGATCGACGCGGCCTGCGAGCTGATCGACTTCTTCACGTTCAATGTGGAGTTCTACACCCGCATCCTCGCCGAGCAGCCGATCTCGCCGGCCGGGGTGTGGAACCGCGTCGACTACCGACCGCTCGACGGCTTCGTGTTCGCGCTGACGCCGTTCAACTTCACCTCGATCGCCGGCAACCTGCCGACCGCGCCGGCGCTGTGCGGCAACACGGTGGTGTGGAAGCCGGCCTCGACCGCGGTGCGATCGGGCGCGGTCATCATGTCGCTGTTGGAGGACGCCGGGTTGCCGCCGGGCGTCATCAACTTCGTACCCGGCCCCGGCGCCGCGGTCGGCGATCCGGTGCTGGACAGCACCGAGCTGGGCGGCGTGCACTTCACCGGCAGCACCGACACCTTCCAGGCGCTGTGGCGACGCGTGGGCGACCGCATCGCGAGCTACCCCCAGTACCCGCGTCTGGTCGGCGAGACCGGTGGCAAGGACTTCGTGCTCGTGCACCCCAGCGCGGATGTCGACGAGGTTGCCGTCGCGCTGCTGCGCGGCGCGTTCGAGTACCAGGGCCAGAAGTGCTCGGCGGCCTCGCGCGCCTACGTGCCGCGCTCGCTGTGGCCGGCGGTGCGGCAGCGCCTGGGCGACATGCTCGCGGAGGTCGGCGTGGGCGACGTCACCGACTTCCGCAACTTCATGGGCGCAGTCATCGACGGCCGCAGCCACGCCAAGCTCGCCGGTGCCATCGACGAAGCGATCGGCAAGCGCGGCCCCGACGGTGACATCGACGAGGTCCTCGGCGGCCGCCACGACGACGCCGAAGGTTGGTTCATCCACCCCACGGTGATCGTCGCGCGCAATCCGAAGTACCGCACGATGTGCGAGGAGCTGTTCGGGCCCGTGCTCACGATCCACGTCTGGGACGACGCCGGCGATTCCCGCACACGCTTCGGCGAGGTGCTGGCGCTGGTCGACGGCACCAGCCCCTACGCCCTGACCGGAGCGGTGTTCGCCCACGATCGCGACGCGGTGGCGCAGGCGACCGCGGCGCTGCGCGAGGCCGCGGGCAACTTCTATGTCAACGACAAGCCCACCGGCGCGGTCGTGGGGCAGCAGCCGTTCGGCGGCGCGCGGGCCTCGGGCACCAACGACAAAGCCGGCTCGATGTGGAACCTGATCCGCTGGCTCTCGCCGCGCACGATCAAGGAGACCTTCGCGCCGCCCCGCAGCTGGCGCTACCCGTACATGGGCTGA
- a CDS encoding FecR domain-containing protein, giving the protein MSDRHDATMVDLEAVSGFVAEHFDAAVDRRRALEQRARLVAASDQVGPRRMATWWVPLSLCAAALVAWWAWSAWLRVDDVATTSPATPSLARAGEWLQAPAHGDAALSVGAGAKLSLHDGARGRVAQADAEQVAIVLEEGRIEAEVDPAAQRAVTIEAGPHRVAVVGTVFTVQWQPAEGGLSVIVTRGRVEVHTPASSAPIAVDAGRRLQVTRDGAVSLTSTTSVPAAVDDEPEPPIELVPDASPVRPNPDAPRVRPSARTRDEEPAPSWRALADDGRYREALAAVEAAGFDAAIAAWPVASLEQLGDAARLAGAPARADAVYRAIRKRFAGTTAAARAAFQLGRQAADAKREPQAAVRWLRTYLEEAPQGSFAKLARGRLIGALIDAGDRSGAREAARIYLDAYPDGPHAKMAAALLDSP; this is encoded by the coding sequence ATGAGCGATCGGCACGATGCAACCATGGTCGATCTCGAGGCGGTGAGTGGCTTCGTGGCGGAGCATTTCGACGCTGCGGTCGATCGTCGTCGCGCGCTCGAGCAGCGCGCGCGCTTGGTCGCGGCCAGCGATCAGGTCGGGCCGCGCCGCATGGCAACGTGGTGGGTGCCGCTGTCGCTGTGTGCGGCGGCCCTGGTCGCGTGGTGGGCGTGGTCGGCGTGGCTGCGGGTCGACGACGTGGCCACCACCAGCCCGGCGACGCCGAGCCTCGCGCGGGCCGGCGAGTGGCTGCAGGCGCCCGCGCACGGCGACGCGGCGCTGTCGGTGGGCGCGGGCGCCAAGCTGTCGCTGCACGACGGCGCGCGCGGTCGCGTCGCGCAGGCCGACGCCGAGCAGGTCGCGATCGTGCTCGAGGAGGGCCGCATCGAGGCCGAGGTCGACCCCGCCGCCCAGCGTGCGGTGACGATCGAAGCCGGTCCGCATCGGGTGGCGGTGGTCGGCACCGTGTTCACGGTGCAGTGGCAACCCGCCGAGGGCGGACTCTCGGTGATCGTGACCCGCGGTCGCGTCGAGGTGCACACACCGGCGAGCAGCGCCCCGATTGCCGTCGACGCCGGGCGGCGGCTGCAGGTCACGCGCGACGGTGCGGTCTCGTTGACCTCGACGACGAGCGTGCCGGCGGCCGTCGACGACGAACCCGAGCCACCGATCGAGCTGGTGCCCGACGCGTCGCCGGTGCGACCCAACCCCGACGCGCCGCGGGTCCGACCGAGCGCGCGCACCCGCGACGAGGAGCCGGCGCCGAGCTGGCGGGCGCTCGCAGACGACGGCCGCTATCGCGAGGCGCTCGCGGCCGTCGAGGCCGCGGGCTTCGATGCCGCGATCGCGGCGTGGCCGGTCGCCAGCCTCGAGCAGCTCGGCGATGCTGCGCGGCTCGCCGGCGCGCCGGCGCGCGCGGACGCGGTGTACCGGGCCATCCGCAAGCGCTTCGCCGGCACCACCGCGGCCGCCCGCGCGGCGTTCCAGCTCGGTCGTCAGGCGGCCGACGCCAAGCGCGAGCCCCAGGCCGCTGTGCGTTGGCTGCGAACCTACCTGGAGGAGGCACCGCAGGGCAGCTTCGCCAAGCTCGCGCGGGGGCGCCTCATCGGCGCGCTGATCGACGCCGGTGATCGCAGCGGCGCCCGCGAGGCCGCGCGCATCTACCTCGACGCCTATCCCGACGGCCCCCATGCGAAGATGGCGGCGGCCCTGCTCGACAGCCCCTGA
- a CDS encoding sigma-70 family RNA polymerase sigma factor, whose amino-acid sequence MTRLAPRDPATDNVQVLPWSGDDRELLPLLQRGGATAAAMIYDRFGADVHRAIGRCLGPDVERDDVVHDAFVQILRGVGKLRDPAALRGWVAAVAVNTARSELRRRRLRRLLWSSEPVPEPAAKPVDPEARDLLRRIYARLDRLGTTERVAFVLRFVERHQLAEVARLMDCSLATAKRRIARASARFAELAADDPELAARFRGAP is encoded by the coding sequence GTGACCCGCTTGGCCCCGCGTGATCCCGCGACCGACAACGTGCAGGTACTGCCGTGGTCGGGGGACGATCGCGAGCTGCTGCCGCTGTTGCAGCGCGGCGGAGCCACCGCGGCCGCGATGATCTACGACCGCTTCGGCGCCGACGTGCACCGTGCGATCGGCCGCTGCCTGGGGCCCGACGTCGAGCGCGACGACGTGGTGCACGACGCGTTCGTGCAGATCCTCCGTGGCGTCGGCAAGCTTCGCGATCCCGCCGCGCTGCGCGGATGGGTCGCTGCGGTCGCGGTCAACACCGCGCGCTCCGAGCTGCGACGGCGCCGGCTGCGACGGCTGTTGTGGTCGAGCGAGCCGGTGCCGGAGCCCGCGGCCAAGCCGGTCGATCCCGAAGCCCGCGATCTGCTGCGACGGATCTACGCGCGCCTCGATCGCCTCGGCACGACCGAGCGCGTGGCGTTCGTGCTGCGGTTCGTCGAGCGCCACCAGCTCGCCGAGGTCGCGCGGCTGATGGATTGCTCGCTGGCGACCGCCAAGCGACGCATCGCCCGCGCGAGCGCCCGCTTTGCCGAGCTCGCCGCTGACGACCCCGAGCTCGCGGCGCGCTTCCGGGGGGCCCCATGA
- a CDS encoding DUF1592 domain-containing protein, with protein MGTMQTWRRCAWGLTLLALAGCYDGAPARADHGDGDAGDMTAGTAEGEGGGSSGDAGESGGAPIEFVPGALVLPRLTALQYRHTLVDLLGEPLPPTPVEPDTNPYLFYAIGATSTTLSELGTQQYEEAADAVTHAVFDDPTRRAAFMGCEPVAPGDGCVAQFLASFGRRAFRRPLTDDEHARWLQVAVDLAEPDAIEGARSMVAGMLQSPWFLYRVEIGKPDAATPERLRYDGWEMASRLSYLLWNTMPDDALFAAAERGDLDTTDGIRSEVERMLADERAHDAIGEFFAQFLDLGRLDGVMRDPAVYPSFSLTMPDSMRTEVELLVADAVFREQGDIRRIFSTRRTFVNSELAALYELDVSGATPITFVPVELPEDGPRAGLLTLGAFLTMNAKQTQTSPTARGKYVRERVLCQTVPPPPANVNTQLDPPSGEGETLREILEEHRKNPACTTCHTFIDPPGLLFENFDSVGAHRELENGVPVDSSGELDGTPLADGRELAALLESRPEVSRCIVQQLFRAAQGRLDTDDEEAVIDDLDRRFGEADHRFLDLVQELVVHDGFRTASPQGGV; from the coding sequence ATGGGCACCATGCAAACATGGCGGCGTTGCGCGTGGGGACTCACGCTGCTCGCGCTCGCGGGTTGCTACGACGGGGCGCCCGCACGGGCGGATCACGGCGACGGCGACGCGGGCGACATGACGGCCGGCACCGCCGAGGGCGAGGGCGGCGGTTCGAGCGGCGACGCGGGCGAGAGCGGCGGTGCGCCGATCGAGTTCGTGCCCGGGGCGCTGGTGCTGCCGCGCCTGACCGCGCTGCAGTACCGCCACACCTTGGTCGATCTGTTGGGCGAGCCGCTGCCGCCGACGCCGGTCGAGCCCGACACCAATCCGTACCTCTTCTACGCCATCGGTGCGACCTCGACGACGCTGTCGGAGCTCGGCACCCAACAGTACGAGGAGGCCGCCGACGCGGTCACCCACGCGGTCTTCGACGACCCGACCCGGCGCGCTGCGTTCATGGGCTGCGAGCCGGTCGCACCCGGTGACGGCTGCGTAGCGCAGTTCCTCGCGAGCTTCGGCCGCCGCGCGTTCCGGCGCCCACTGACCGACGACGAGCACGCGCGCTGGCTGCAGGTCGCGGTCGACCTCGCGGAGCCCGACGCCATCGAAGGTGCGCGCTCGATGGTTGCGGGCATGCTGCAATCGCCGTGGTTCCTCTACCGCGTCGAGATCGGCAAGCCCGACGCGGCCACACCCGAGCGCCTGCGCTACGACGGCTGGGAGATGGCCTCGCGACTGTCGTACCTGCTGTGGAACACCATGCCCGACGACGCGCTGTTCGCCGCAGCCGAGCGCGGCGACCTCGACACCACCGACGGCATCCGCAGCGAGGTCGAGCGCATGCTGGCCGACGAGCGGGCCCACGACGCGATCGGGGAGTTCTTCGCGCAATTCCTCGATCTCGGCCGCCTCGACGGTGTCATGCGCGACCCCGCGGTCTACCCCAGCTTCTCGCTCACGATGCCAGACTCGATGCGCACCGAGGTCGAGCTGCTGGTCGCCGACGCGGTGTTCCGCGAGCAAGGCGACATCCGCCGCATCTTCAGCACCCGCCGCACCTTCGTGAACAGCGAGCTCGCCGCGCTGTACGAGCTTGATGTATCGGGTGCGACGCCCATCACCTTCGTACCGGTCGAGCTGCCCGAGGACGGGCCGCGCGCGGGCCTGCTGACCCTCGGCGCGTTCCTGACGATGAACGCCAAGCAGACCCAGACCTCACCGACCGCCCGCGGCAAGTACGTGCGCGAGCGCGTGCTGTGCCAGACCGTGCCGCCGCCGCCCGCCAACGTGAACACGCAGCTCGATCCGCCCAGCGGCGAGGGCGAGACCCTGCGCGAGATCCTCGAGGAGCACCGCAAGAACCCCGCGTGCACCACCTGCCACACCTTCATCGATCCACCGGGCCTGCTGTTCGAGAACTTCGACTCGGTCGGGGCCCATCGCGAGCTCGAGAACGGCGTGCCGGTCGACAGCTCGGGCGAGCTCGACGGCACCCCGCTTGCCGATGGTCGCGAGCTCGCCGCGCTGCTCGAGAGCCGACCCGAGGTCTCGCGCTGCATCGTGCAGCAGCTGTTCCGCGCCGCCCAGGGCCGGCTCGATACGGACGACGAGGAGGCCGTGATCGACGACCTCGATCGGCGCTTCGGCGAGGCCGATCATCGCTTCCTCGATCTCGTGCAGGAGCTGGTCGTCCACGACGGCTTCCGCACCGCCAGCCCGCAAGGGGGGGTGTGA
- a CDS encoding DUF1552 domain-containing protein: protein MARRFLSRRTMLRGSVGGATVALGLPVLSAMLDDRGAHADGSEAGPIFGMFYWANGMPWHAGHGTLQAQTGYPDLWTPAQTGAGFTPSELLAHLGNHQVSVATGLTPHTEVPPSPPGQEDGHMRGFMVAMTGDRIRPDGFDHGSHTLTALRPSLDQYVAKHDEFYGSAVPRFRSIVLGASPARFHDYGHWNAVSINGPDSLNQPVMDPGQLYDLLFAVPADLPAVARRARLLDAVMDDAKDLRAKLGATDRVRVDEHLAHLDEIQRRLELTSTPCQGPSPAADTPDLIAKTQIMGNLLGVALGCGLSRVFSFMLTSPASTHVFAAQGAQNDMHSTCHAGSWDLVRNITNYQMQAFGALLDQLAAVVDPAGVSLMDRALVFGTSEYGEGWQHSVAEMGAVFAGRCCGAIAPNVHVRDPGGNFSKAHVTILRALGIETPSFGWNGGETSDDLAGILV from the coding sequence ATGGCCCGTCGATTCCTCTCGCGGCGCACGATGCTGCGCGGCAGCGTCGGCGGTGCCACCGTCGCGCTGGGCCTCCCGGTGCTCTCGGCGATGCTCGACGATCGCGGCGCCCATGCCGACGGCAGCGAGGCCGGCCCGATCTTCGGCATGTTCTACTGGGCCAACGGCATGCCCTGGCACGCCGGCCACGGCACGCTGCAGGCTCAGACCGGCTACCCCGATCTGTGGACACCGGCGCAGACCGGCGCGGGCTTCACACCGAGCGAGCTGCTCGCCCACCTCGGCAATCATCAGGTCAGCGTCGCCACCGGGCTCACGCCCCACACCGAGGTCCCGCCCAGCCCGCCGGGCCAGGAAGACGGCCACATGCGCGGGTTCATGGTCGCCATGACCGGCGATCGCATCCGGCCCGACGGCTTCGATCACGGCTCGCACACCCTGACGGCGTTGCGTCCCTCGCTCGATCAGTACGTCGCCAAGCACGACGAGTTCTACGGCAGCGCGGTGCCGCGCTTCCGCAGCATCGTGCTCGGCGCCTCGCCGGCGCGCTTCCATGACTACGGCCACTGGAACGCGGTGTCGATCAACGGCCCCGACTCGCTCAACCAGCCCGTCATGGATCCCGGGCAGCTCTACGACCTGCTGTTCGCGGTGCCAGCCGACCTGCCGGCGGTGGCCCGTCGTGCGCGCCTGCTCGACGCGGTCATGGACGACGCCAAGGATCTGCGCGCCAAGCTCGGTGCAACCGACCGCGTGCGCGTCGACGAGCACCTCGCCCACCTCGACGAGATCCAGCGTCGGCTCGAGCTGACCAGCACGCCGTGCCAGGGCCCCTCGCCGGCGGCCGACACCCCCGACCTCATCGCCAAGACGCAGATCATGGGCAACCTGCTCGGCGTCGCGCTCGGCTGCGGGCTGTCGCGGGTGTTCTCGTTCATGCTGACCTCGCCCGCGAGCACCCACGTGTTCGCGGCCCAGGGTGCGCAGAACGACATGCACTCGACCTGCCACGCCGGCTCGTGGGACCTGGTCCGCAACATCACGAACTATCAGATGCAGGCCTTCGGCGCGCTGCTCGATCAGCTGGCGGCGGTGGTCGATCCGGCCGGCGTATCGCTGATGGATCGCGCGCTGGTGTTCGGCACCTCGGAGTACGGCGAGGGCTGGCAGCACAGCGTGGCGGAGATGGGCGCCGTGTTCGCGGGGCGATGCTGCGGGGCGATCGCCCCCAACGTGCACGTGCGCGACCCCGGCGGCAACTTCTCGAAGGCCCACGTGACGATCCTGCGCGCGTTGGGCATCGAGACCCCGAGCTTCGGCTGGAACGGCGGCGAGACCAGTGACGACCTCGCGGGCATCTTGGTCTGA
- a CDS encoding M48 family metalloprotease yields the protein MAVRRAGRRLRSTLLPTLLLIACSRNPATGRLQFALPSDAEEIELGRSADAEVHASMPSYDEQPAVTALVAEVGARLSEHSERAGLPWRYTVLDEPAVNAFALPGGFVYVTRGLLAHLESTDELAAVLAHETGHVTARHGVVQLRKQATARRSVGIFRVIDPNLQHIGGFAARTAGLALLAYSREDEHEADDLAIRYVDAAGFRRDALVRVFAVLTALAQRGGDQTPQWLSTHPDPAERQQRTAAAIHIDPAVPPTPEPAYLQTIAGLAFGEDPRDGYLLENLFVHPRGGFELELPAGWKVLHDREQVLAVSPDEHALFMTMPTKHRDREAALGDFFRDSSMTGGQRIEGRVGGLPFTSQSFAMVGDDGVKLMGLVAFVDHSGRVMAMVAIGPEQDWGARADLLARSFASFSPIREPARAAVGPARVEVVALPRAMTLDDAARELGGITSADGLALLNGVQAGVALPSGYLLKQVRAPGPTQGPVNTKPTTP from the coding sequence ATGGCGGTTCGTCGTGCCGGGCGGAGGCTGCGCTCGACGCTGCTGCCCACGCTCCTGTTGATCGCCTGCTCGCGGAATCCCGCCACCGGTCGGCTGCAGTTCGCGCTGCCGAGCGACGCCGAGGAGATCGAGCTCGGGCGCTCGGCCGATGCCGAGGTGCACGCCTCGATGCCGAGCTATGACGAGCAGCCGGCCGTCACCGCCCTGGTCGCCGAGGTCGGGGCGCGGCTGTCGGAGCACAGCGAGCGCGCGGGCCTGCCGTGGCGGTACACCGTGCTCGACGAGCCCGCCGTGAACGCGTTCGCGCTGCCGGGTGGCTTCGTCTACGTCACCCGCGGCCTGCTCGCACACCTCGAGAGCACCGACGAGCTCGCGGCCGTGCTGGCCCACGAGACCGGCCACGTGACTGCGCGCCACGGCGTGGTGCAGCTACGCAAGCAGGCCACCGCGCGCCGCAGCGTCGGCATCTTCCGCGTCATCGATCCGAACCTGCAGCACATCGGCGGGTTCGCGGCGCGCACGGCCGGGCTGGCGCTGCTGGCCTACTCGCGCGAGGACGAGCACGAAGCGGACGATCTGGCGATCCGCTACGTCGACGCGGCCGGCTTCCGGCGCGACGCGCTGGTGCGGGTGTTCGCGGTGCTGACGGCGCTGGCGCAGCGCGGCGGCGATCAGACCCCGCAGTGGCTCTCGACCCATCCCGATCCCGCCGAGCGGCAGCAGCGGACCGCCGCGGCGATCCACATCGATCCCGCGGTGCCACCGACGCCCGAGCCCGCGTACCTGCAGACCATCGCCGGCCTCGCATTCGGCGAGGACCCGCGCGACGGCTATCTGCTCGAGAACCTGTTCGTGCACCCGCGCGGCGGCTTCGAGCTCGAGCTGCCCGCGGGCTGGAAGGTGCTGCACGACCGCGAGCAGGTGCTGGCGGTGAGCCCCGACGAGCACGCGCTGTTCATGACGATGCCGACCAAGCACCGCGATCGCGAGGCGGCGCTCGGCGACTTCTTCCGCGACTCGAGCATGACAGGCGGGCAGCGCATCGAGGGCCGCGTCGGCGGGCTGCCGTTCACCTCGCAGTCGTTCGCGATGGTCGGCGACGACGGCGTCAAGCTCATGGGCCTGGTGGCGTTCGTGGATCACTCGGGCCGCGTGATGGCGATGGTCGCGATCGGCCCCGAGCAGGACTGGGGCGCACGTGCCGATCTGCTGGCGCGATCGTTCGCGAGCTTCTCGCCGATCCGCGAGCCGGCCCGCGCCGCGGTCGGCCCCGCGCGCGTCGAGGTCGTCGCGCTGCCGCGCGCGATGACCCTCGACGATGCCGCGCGCGAGCTCGGCGGCATCACCAGCGCCGACGGCCTCGCGCTGCTCAACGGCGTGCAGGCCGGGGTCGCGCTGCCCAGCGGCTACCTGCTCAAGCAGGTGCGCGCGCCGGGCCCGACTCAAGGCCCGGTGAACACGAAGCCGACCACGCCCTGA